The proteins below come from a single Ailuropoda melanoleuca isolate Jingjing chromosome 1, ASM200744v2, whole genome shotgun sequence genomic window:
- the ZNF80 gene encoding LOW QUALITY PROTEIN: zinc finger protein 80 (The sequence of the model RefSeq protein was modified relative to this genomic sequence to represent the inferred CDS: inserted 3 bases in 2 codons; deleted 1 base in 1 codon; substituted 4 bases at 4 genomic stop codons), translating to MSLEHNRLGTDESLYSRVFQXQDAAGDATHDCDSQGPSKDTXVHAGKTLYKCKXCGKVFNENCHLVXHQRVHTGXSLRNATCEKVDFARHMKNHTREKLCKGTECGEVFNERPHLTHHQQIHTGRKPSKCSECRKTFNYHSVFVQRNMTHNGEKPFECGKASHYNSSLTQHRRIHTREKPYTGSKCGKTPFCSDFIXHGKTITAQKPYECKECGQGFSYSFSLTQHTISHTGEKPYECSECGKAFACHFAFIQHTTIHIRERKH from the exons ATGAGCCTTGAACACAACAGGCTGGGGACAGATGAGAGTCTGTACTCAAGGGTTTTCC AGCAAGACGCTGCAGGAGATGCTACTCATGACTGTGACTCACAGGGACCAAGTAAAGACAC GGTTCATGCAGGGAAGACCCTCTACAAATGCAAATAATGTGGGAAAGTGTTC AACGAGAATTGCCACCTTGTTTGACATCAGCGGGTTCACACTGGATGAAGCCTTAGGAATGCCACATGTGAAAAGGTAGATTTTGCTCGACACATGAAGAATCACACCAGGGAGAAGCTCTGTAAGGGCACAGAGTGTGGGGAGGTCTTTAACGAGAGGCCACACCTCACGCACCACCAGCAGATCCACACTGGCAGGAAGCCCTCTAAGTGCAGTGAATGTAGAAAGACCTTCAACTATCACTCTGTTTTTGTCCAGCGTAACATGACCCACAATGGTGAAAAACCCTTTGAGTGTGGGAAAGCCTCTCACTACAACTCTTCCTTAACTCAACACAGGAGGATTCACACCAGAGAGAAGCCCTACACAGGCAGCAAATGTGGAAAGACCCCCTTCTGCTCTGACTTTATCTGACACGGTAAGACCATCACAGCACAAAAGCCCTATGAGTGTAAAGAATGTGGGCAAGGTTTTTCCTACAGCTTCTCCCTCACTCAACACACCATAagtcacactggagagaagccctatgagtGCAGTGAGTGTGGAAAGGCCTTTGCCTGCCACTTTGCTTTCATCCAGCATACGACGATACACATTAGAGAAAGGAAACATTGA